GCACGTCTCGCTGCTTTGAGACCGTACTTCTTTCTTTCTTTCATTCTTGGGTCTCTTGTTAAGAAACCAGCTTTTTTAAGAGCAGGACGTAATTCTATATCCGCTTCTAATAAAGCTCTTGAAATACCGTGACGAATTGCACCAGCTTGACCTGTGAATCCACCACCATGTACGTTAACTAATACATCAAATTTATCTAATGTACCTGTTAAGCTTAATGGTTGACGTACGATAACTTTTAAAGTTTCTAAACCGAAGAACTCTTCGATATCTCTTTTATTGATAGTAATTTTACCGTTACCAGGTACTAAATATACTCTAGCAACACTACTTTTTCTTCTACCAGTTCCATAATATTTAACTTGTGCCATTGTTATCCTCCTTTCAGTATCTCTTAATATTTGATTTCAAGTACTTCTGGCTTTTGTGCATCATGATTATGTTCCGTACCAGCATATACACGTAATTTTTTAGCCATTGATCTACCTAAAGAATTTTTAGGTAACATACCTTTAACTGCTAAAGTGAAAGCTAACTCAGGTTTAGTAGCCATTAAATCTCTATATTTAATCTCTTTTAAACCACCTGGATGACCTGTATGCCATCTGTAGTATTTTTGATCTAATTTCTTACCTGTTAATTTAACTTTATCAGCATTAATGATGATAACATGATCACCTGTATCAACATGTGGAGTATAAGTTGGCTTATTCTTTCCACGTAAAATTTTTGCAACTTCAGATGCTAAACGACCTAATGTATGACCAGTAGCATCAATAACATACCATTTTCTATCAACGTTTTGGGCATTCGCCATGTATGTTTTCATTCGTTTACCTCCTTGATCTTTAAAATATCAATTTTTTAGTATGACATTTATTTAAAAACCCGGGGCTATTGGATTTTTTCTAACATACTCATACTTGTATATTATAGTACAACGCTTAAATCTCTGTCAAGAGGTTATTTTAAACATTTTTAAGGAGTTTTTAATATCTACTAATTCTAATTAAATCAGTGGTAAAGTAAAAGTCACATGAGTACCTATTCCTTCTTGACTAGTAACGTGTAAACCATACTCCTCGCCATAAGCGAGTTTAATTCTTAAATTAACATTTCGCATACCTACAGACTTCTTATAACCTGTTAGAATTTTATCTGTATCTTCATTAATGTAGTCATT
This window of the Vallitalea okinawensis genome carries:
- the rpsI gene encoding 30S ribosomal protein S9; translation: MAQVKYYGTGRRKSSVARVYLVPGNGKITINKRDIEEFFGLETLKVIVRQPLSLTGTLDKFDVLVNVHGGGFTGQAGAIRHGISRALLEADIELRPALKKAGFLTRDPRMKERKKYGLKAARRAPQFSKR
- the rplM gene encoding 50S ribosomal protein L13 codes for the protein MKTYMANAQNVDRKWYVIDATGHTLGRLASEVAKILRGKNKPTYTPHVDTGDHVIIINADKVKLTGKKLDQKYYRWHTGHPGGLKEIKYRDLMATKPELAFTLAVKGMLPKNSLGRSMAKKLRVYAGTEHNHDAQKPEVLEIKY